CGCCTTAACCATTAGGCTATCGGCGCCCAATGTTATCTTATTTTTGAAGCTAGTCTTTTTACCAATTTTACTTCTcattacaattttaaattttatatcaATAATTTCCCTATTTGTCTATATTTGAAAAACCAGAATTATTTATGgataaaaaaatgacgtaaaataatttaaactcGAAATCGAATAATCGATAATGATCGGGATTGATTAATCGGAAGGGCTTTGGtcttttattcaaaagttCCTTGTCAAAGTGAAAGTGTGTATGTCAGatcattcaaaatatttgtgtgAGCCATGTGATTTGAGTTGTTATCTTGTAAAGTTGAAAACATTAGGCAAAATGAACAATAAAAGTCAAGGTCAAAGCCGCCATATTGAAAGAAGGGGGAAGCCGTGGAAAACGTTTAGAAGGGCATCAGCGGTCGGTGCCACACTACACATTCTTTTCGTCTCGGACTCTCGGTGGCAGTAACTTTCAAGTCCAGTGTGTGTGAGCCAACGTGCACTCACAGTTCAGGGAGTTTGAGGTCCATATCGGCGTCaaaattttgagaaataaaCGATAACCCATTCTAGAAATATGGGTAAGAAAGTGACGAAAAAGTCGGTAAGTAAATGCTAGTTTCCACACCGTGTCTGCTCTAGGCAACAAATGATGTCCACAACTTGTATTCATTGGCTACAGGGCACTCGTATCACAGTGTCTatgttaattatttaaaaaccgCACATTATGGAAAGTAGTCAATATTCaactttgaatttgtttgtgtaTATTCAATCTTCAGGTGTGTAAAGCAAAAGCAGCAGAATGCACGATCGATAAAAACGCCCCCAATCAGATTCCTAAGCCGATCTGTTCCGGACAGAGAGAAGAATTGATCAACGAGACAGATTCCGGCCGGAATAGGTGTTCTACTCAAACAAGGTCTTCagtaaatagaaaagaaaagatgagtCAAGTGAACGCCACGCCGAATCGAAAGAAGATAAACAACCTAAAATCGTCCGAGGTCGGAAATGCTTCTGCCAAATTAATCGAGAGTAAAATCAGCTgtccaaaaaacgaaaaaccacccaataagaaaacaaaactagATGTGAGAAAAGACTCCGAATATCCGATTCCTGAAAACCTTGAAGAAGATATGCTCTGCTGTGATCTCGACCAGCAAGAAGATCCCAACCAATACTCTGTAGGTGGTTTCCATCCAGTGGCCATCAGTGATCTCCTTCACGACCGATACTATGTCCTTTGCAAACTGGGATGGGGCACTTTCTCCACTGTTTGGCTCTGCTGGGATCTGATTGGGAAACGTTTCGTAGCCCTCAAAATAGTCAAAAGCCATTCCACAGACACGAAATCAGCACTGAATGAGATCAAGATTCTCCGTAGCGTTGGCAAGAGTCAAAAGGTGGTTCAACTTCTTGATGATTTTAAGGTCAACGGTGTTAATGGCACACACATCTGTATGGTGTTTGAAGTCCTTGGTCATAGCACTCTCAAGTTTATCAGCCCTCTAAAACTAGGCCTTCCTTTGCCCACTGTTAAGACCATCATCCGTCAGgtttgtaataataaaattgatgtttttgtttaataaatatGACCGTcatacatttcatttttctaggTTTTGGAAGGTTTGAATGAATTGCACACAAAGTGCGGAGTTATACACACGGATATCAAGCCGGAAAACATACTGGTTTGCGTCGATGATCCATTCGTTCGGAAGATGGCCGCTGACGTGTGGGAATGCCACCGGACGGGAAAGAAACTCACGGGTTCTTTAGTGAGTTCGGCTCCACAGAAACTGCAGTCCTCCAGAAAGAACAATGATGAGAGAAAGGCCAAAGGAAAGGCACAGCTACTTTTATCACAACTTCGACACATTGAAAAATACAGCCGCCATTCGTCGACGGATTCGTTGGATGACACTAAACCAGTTCCTGAAGTGCCTTCTGACCTCCTCGTAAAAATTGTAGATTTGGGGAGTGCGTGCAGCGTGAAGAATTCCAACTTTAGCCAGAAAATTCAGACGAGACCATACCGCTGCCTGGAATCGCTAATCTGTGCCAAATTCGGACCTCCAGCGGATATCTGGAGCACGGCTTGCGTGGCATTTGAATTGGCGACCGGCGACTATCTATTCTATCCGAAGGCTGGCGTCGAATATTCAAAGGATGACGATCACTTGGCACTCATTATTGAACTGTTGGGTGAAATTCCAAAAGACGTTTTGGCATCGGGGAAACTTTCGAATCGATACTTTAGTGAAACGGGAGCTTTGTGGAACATTGAATCATTTAAGCCATGGGGTCTCTGCAACGTGCTGATCGAAAAGTATCGATGGGGTGCCCGGGACGCTCACGATTTTGCAGAATTTCTCCATTCCATGCTGGCGTTTGATCCCAAAGAGCGGGCCACAGCAGCCGAGTGTTTGCTTCATCCATGGTTGACTGGCGTACCGCGTATCCTGTGACTGCCACCACGAGTAACCTAATTTTGCAAACAACAGAAGTTACTTCCTGAGTCCTGGAcctagaagaaaagaaataacttcATAATAACATTATCGTTCCTTACTTCCTTTCCAACCGCCAATAATTCTGTTAAATGTGTAAACCATTGAAGTAATATCTCGTATTTTAACTGAACGTACAGTAcacatatttgaattttgaaaccTGATAgacatttcaataaaactgggattttaatattatttaaggAGAATAGGaggaaaattatttcagaAAAGAGTCAAATTTAACAAACTTACACTTAAATTTCTTAACtcatttacaaattaaaactcatttttttaaattttattgatttaacaCTGATCATGCAAAAAGCAGTCGAAATCCAAGcgttcttttgatttgaattttgctaacgaaaatttaaaaaaattaattgtaacGCATTTCTTTATCCCATTatatttgcaatttttaaaatcagaaataatccttataaaaattacatttaactgcatttacatttaattttactgtaaagtttaataattttaattataaagaAAAGGCAACCTAGCAGCAGCCATTGCCAATTTGCCATACTGAGAGAGGAAGAGAATTTGAGAAGAACGAGAAAGTCGAGAATCGAAGTCGATCGAAGTGTTGAACAACGAAATCAGTATCTCAGAAACGTATAGACCGTTATTATATCTGGAAACTTGATTGACTTCACTacatacattttatttgcaaCTTGTTACAGGGTCagcttccatttcttttgtttcaagtGACAAAGATTTTAGATCTAACATGGATAAAGTAATGCAGAGTGAAGCAGTAAGTATATACATAAAAGTAAATTACCTCATGTGTAACcgtcatgtgtgtgtgtgttaaattgtcatcttGTTCAGGTGTAGTGAGTAAATTTTTTGCATTATTACTGGGAAAGAGATTCGCTTGGGCACTAGAAAAGTTGTGTAACCCTTTGGATCAATGGCTATGTGAAGACTTAGATATTTAAGCCCAAACCATATAGCGATAGccatttaattttataatcaATGTAACGTGTATTAGTTTGTAGACAGGTAAAACCACTTTCTCATTGAAATTGTAATTAACATAAACTTCTGATTTCCAAAGGCAAAGGATTGGGTGATGATTCCTGGAAAGAACGACGGCGACGAACCGCTTTATATTTGCAAGGCTACGGGTAAAGTCTTCGACAAGAACGGAGAATCGGCATCCATTCAGTTTTCTTCAGGTGATTCAGACTTGGATGAATCAGAAGTTGGCCCAGTTGGAACTTTTGGAAAATTCTTGAAACAATTCCACATTCCGAACTATAAACTGAAGCCTCAGAGCTGGACTGAATTGGCTACTTTGTACGCATCAAAGCAATTACCTGAATCATGGGAATCTGACTCGGAAGATGAAACCGAATCCGAAGGATGTACTGAAATACCAAAGACAAAGCAATGTAATAATAGCAAACCTACGACATAGTAATATTTTATAACTCATTTGGCTTTTACATTATATTTCAGCTGTTGACATGGTTTCGTCCTCCCCGTCTAATGGTCCTTCTCTCTAGGAACAGTTGACTATTGAAGAACATATCTCGTTTTCTGCATGTTAAATATCACTTTGTTGTTCTCTTTTCGGATACAGAATGTGGACTAATGTACGTATCTTCCCGAAGTTCATGGCCTCTTGTGCCGTTTAATAAATTCAGATAAAAACCTACACCTGGAATTTTCGAATGACATCCAAACATAAGGTTCTTTGGCGACTAATAATAGGTCTGCAGCTTTATCTGTCATTGTCATACTTCTGTGCCCAAGTAAGGTAGCGAACGTCACATCTCTCTTAATAACCCCAtcggtgttttgtttttatggtgGATTGTCATAGATGGCAAAAGTCTAAAGCAGAGTATTCTTGAAACCTGAAGGTTAAATAATGATCAGAAATCTAACtttaaacaataataatgataatttgATCTGATAATTTGAGCTGCGAGTCTGCgactgtgcaaccaacttcaaaactcattaccagatgtcgctagtgtcgcccttgttgttacatcgtgaaacgaggcaaaatgggcgaaacaattggatgctaattaatatttatattcctgtgatttcatacaccaaattgaacttcatatcatatgtaggtttatcttgaccaaattttctaatttttatactgtaccaacttatttcttcaaactttagatgcatactgtcagtcattccaaaaagttgacttagcgctcagtcactttccatccaatagACCCAACATattgtcaaaagcctaaaactcatgtgtgAAGCCCACATAttgtggaatacaaatgtgcggagataaggtatttccacattactgctaccacaccaaccacaccacgtcaaatgccttactcaattcagcaccattcacccatatgataaaggtaagcatcaatataacctatcaccacgctactgcaatacttcacatgacactttctttagcatcaggaaatttacctcaacctgaggagtaaggctgttggttgctgtgatttccatttttgtggttttttatcatgaaaacTTCAGTGTGCTTGTTAGTATAGGTAAAGGTTAaaatgctttattaactgttatattttcaattcattaatgcaaaacattttttttacatagcaCATAATAGATCCTCAAGctaatgctgacctttgtccctGAAGGAAGAGGTACATccagcaacgttctgctccatccttatcttcccgacgtacgctcatctaactt
The sequence above is a segment of the Daphnia pulex isolate KAP4 chromosome 11, ASM2113471v1 genome. Coding sequences within it:
- the LOC124208264 gene encoding SRSF protein kinase 1-like isoform X1; its protein translation is MGKKVTKKSVCKAKAAECTIDKNAPNQIPKPICSGQREELINETDSGRNRCSTQTRSSVNRKEKMSQVNATPNRKKINNLKSSEVGNASAKLIESKISCPKNEKPPNKKTKLDVRKDSEYPIPENLEEDMLCCDLDQQEDPNQYSVGGFHPVAISDLLHDRYYVLCKLGWGTFSTVWLCWDLIGKRFVALKIVKSHSTDTKSALNEIKILRSVGKSQKVVQLLDDFKVNGVNGTHICMVFEVLGHSTLKFISPLKLGLPLPTVKTIIRQVLEGLNELHTKCGVIHTDIKPENILVCVDDPFVRKMAADVWECHRTGKKLTGSLVSSAPQKLQSSRKNNDERKAKGKAQLLLSQLRHIEKYSRHSSTDSLDDTKPVPEVPSDLLVKIVDLGSACSVKNSNFSQKIQTRPYRCLESLICAKFGPPADIWSTACVAFELATGDYLFYPKAGVEYSKDDDHLALIIELLGEIPKDVLASGKLSNRYFSETGALWNIESFKPWGLCNVLIEKYRWGARDAHDFAEFLHSMLAFDPKERATAAECLLHPWLTGVPRIL
- the LOC124208264 gene encoding SRSF protein kinase 1-like isoform X2, with the translated sequence MSQVNATPNRKKINNLKSSEVGNASAKLIESKISCPKNEKPPNKKTKLDVRKDSEYPIPENLEEDMLCCDLDQQEDPNQYSVGGFHPVAISDLLHDRYYVLCKLGWGTFSTVWLCWDLIGKRFVALKIVKSHSTDTKSALNEIKILRSVGKSQKVVQLLDDFKVNGVNGTHICMVFEVLGHSTLKFISPLKLGLPLPTVKTIIRQVLEGLNELHTKCGVIHTDIKPENILVCVDDPFVRKMAADVWECHRTGKKLTGSLVSSAPQKLQSSRKNNDERKAKGKAQLLLSQLRHIEKYSRHSSTDSLDDTKPVPEVPSDLLVKIVDLGSACSVKNSNFSQKIQTRPYRCLESLICAKFGPPADIWSTACVAFELATGDYLFYPKAGVEYSKDDDHLALIIELLGEIPKDVLASGKLSNRYFSETGALWNIESFKPWGLCNVLIEKYRWGARDAHDFAEFLHSMLAFDPKERATAAECLLHPWLTGVPRIL
- the LOC124208265 gene encoding uncharacterized protein LOC124208265, with the protein product MDKVMQSEAAKDWVMIPGKNDGDEPLYICKATGKVFDKNGESASIQFSSGDSDLDESEVGPVGTFGKFLKQFHIPNYKLKPQSWTELATLYASKQLPESWESDSEDETESEGCTEIPKTKQSVDMVSSSPSNGPSL